One stretch of Bacillus spongiae DNA includes these proteins:
- a CDS encoding methyl-accepting chemotaxis protein: MKIVNFSFLSKRKKPSNLKSEQKSWVKPFRLYRTIRGKVILSFVFLSFVLIGIAFTFNANMTKLDNEMNTLLERDVEVQNQLAFLNSSLLNIETGARGYVITGNEEFLEPYVKGKESIPEHFLFLERTYSGQEEQSDRLGKIQTNFNLWIKWIDRVVDKRKAGFAKEAQEIVSTGQGKKYMDSIGTYVELIVEDQLLTTDTRITELKDQVALSKNVTVSLAIVASILSIIFAIILSITITRNTNKISSSILEIANAGGDLTKRIKVTSKDELAKLADDTNLLIEGIGKLVYEVSFMAENVSASSEQLLASAEETTKTIVSIAETSTQIAAGSEETTNKMTDSLDKMQALEEAATTLSKNAEVVKSSALNTKEAAEVGSDSVNSSSAKMMNIEEMMANTSDTVKALGKKSEEITSIIKTITEISEQTNLLALNAAIEAARAGEHGRGFAVVADEVRKLAEQSQGAAREVTKIVYSIQEEVTKIIEQNREGVKEVISGVETSNETINSLERILSHSTSTFDVMDEMVQQIHHTLTLSNEVASSFTYVNEIASSTALNTETTAAASEEGSAAMEQITASASELSIQAEKLRDVVGNFKI; the protein is encoded by the coding sequence GTGAAAATAGTAAACTTCTCTTTTTTATCAAAAAGAAAAAAACCTTCTAACCTGAAAAGTGAACAAAAATCATGGGTAAAGCCTTTTCGCCTTTACCGAACGATTCGAGGGAAGGTAATCCTTTCTTTTGTTTTTCTTTCTTTCGTATTAATTGGGATTGCTTTTACGTTTAATGCCAACATGACCAAGCTAGATAATGAAATGAATACCCTTTTAGAAAGAGATGTGGAGGTTCAAAACCAATTGGCATTCCTGAACTCCTCGCTGTTAAATATTGAAACAGGTGCAAGAGGATATGTCATTACAGGAAATGAAGAATTTTTAGAACCATATGTAAAAGGAAAAGAGTCGATTCCTGAACATTTTCTTTTTCTTGAACGTACCTATTCTGGTCAAGAAGAGCAGTCGGATAGGTTAGGGAAGATCCAAACTAATTTTAATTTATGGATAAAGTGGATTGACCGCGTTGTAGACAAACGAAAGGCAGGATTTGCTAAAGAGGCACAAGAAATTGTTTCTACTGGACAAGGTAAAAAATACATGGATTCAATTGGTACATACGTAGAATTAATTGTTGAGGACCAATTATTAACGACGGACACACGGATTACAGAACTTAAAGATCAAGTAGCACTATCAAAAAATGTAACGGTCAGTTTAGCCATAGTTGCTAGTATACTTTCCATTATTTTTGCCATTATCCTATCCATAACGATTACTCGAAATACGAACAAAATCAGCTCGTCTATTTTAGAGATTGCTAATGCTGGTGGAGATTTAACGAAACGAATTAAAGTAACGTCAAAGGATGAGCTTGCTAAACTAGCAGATGATACGAATTTACTTATTGAAGGAATTGGAAAGCTTGTTTATGAAGTATCATTTATGGCTGAAAACGTCTCAGCCAGCTCAGAACAGCTTTTAGCATCAGCTGAGGAAACAACCAAAACCATTGTTTCCATAGCAGAAACTTCTACTCAGATTGCTGCTGGTAGTGAGGAAACGACAAACAAAATGACTGACTCTCTAGATAAAATGCAGGCGCTTGAAGAAGCTGCAACAACCCTTTCCAAAAATGCTGAGGTCGTTAAAAGCTCAGCACTTAATACGAAGGAAGCAGCTGAGGTAGGAAGCGATTCAGTAAATAGCTCTTCTGCAAAAATGATGAACATCGAAGAAATGATGGCAAACACATCAGATACTGTAAAAGCACTAGGCAAAAAGTCGGAAGAAATCACCTCCATTATTAAAACTATTACAGAAATTTCAGAACAAACCAATTTACTGGCATTAAATGCTGCAATTGAAGCAGCTAGAGCAGGAGAACATGGTCGAGGGTTTGCTGTTGTAGCAGATGAGGTCAGAAAGCTTGCTGAGCAGTCACAAGGAGCCGCAAGGGAAGTCACTAAAATTGTCTATTCGATACAAGAGGAAGTAACAAAAATTATCGAGCAAAACCGCGAAGGTGTAAAAGAAGTCATTTCCGGAGTGGAAACATCTAATGAGACGATTAACTCACTAGAGAGGATTTTATCTCACTCAACCTCAACATTTGATGTCATGGATGAAATGGTTCAACAAATCCATCATACCTTGACATTAAGCAATGAAGTTGCTTCATCCTTCACGTATGTAAATGAAATTGCTTCAAGCACAGCATTAAACACTGAAACGACCGCTGCCGCTTCTGAAGAGGGATCTGCTGCAATGGAACAGATCACCGCATCTGCTTCAGAATTATCCATTCAAGCTGAAAAATTACGTGATGTAGTGGGGAATTTTAAAATTTAA
- a CDS encoding NAD(P)/FAD-dependent oxidoreductase, whose amino-acid sequence MRTEYDVIIVGAGPAGIFASYEMTLKLPNAKVLLVDKGHDIYRRNCPILQKKIEKCPPAVGRKEFAGCLPACSITNGFGGAGAYSDGKFNITSEFGGWMTDYLPNSKVEELIRYVDQINLQHGATENITDPLTPEVRDIEKRGYAAGLKLLRAQVRHLGTEQNLEILKNIYEYLKDKVEMTFKTEVEDFLTEKDADRKYTMKGITLKDGTNLYAKKVMVAPGRDGSTWLAKLLKKRRLRMLNNQVDIGVRVETSDIVMEEINTHLYEGKFVYNTSVGTKVRTFCSNPSGHVVVENHSGTMLANGHAYKDPTLGSENTNFALLVSHTFSDPFDQPNEYAHEVSTLANRLSNGGLIVQKYGDILKGRRSTVKRIQEGFLEPTLKEAVPGDLGLVLPYNTMKSLIEMTEALDHVTPGIASEHTLFYGVEAKFYSARPKLNNRFETEISGLYVGGDGAGITRGLAQAGACGVWIARDMINKLENKKMLESVNH is encoded by the coding sequence ATGAGAACCGAATATGATGTGATTATTGTTGGAGCTGGACCTGCTGGAATTTTTGCCAGCTATGAAATGACGTTAAAATTACCTAATGCTAAAGTGTTATTAGTAGATAAAGGACATGATATTTATAGGAGAAATTGCCCGATATTGCAAAAAAAGATTGAAAAATGTCCTCCAGCAGTAGGGCGGAAGGAATTTGCAGGTTGTCTCCCAGCCTGCTCAATTACGAACGGCTTTGGTGGAGCAGGTGCCTATTCTGACGGAAAGTTTAATATTACAAGTGAGTTTGGAGGTTGGATGACCGATTATTTACCAAACTCAAAGGTCGAAGAGTTAATAAGATACGTTGACCAGATTAATTTACAACACGGTGCAACAGAGAATATAACAGACCCTTTAACTCCTGAAGTACGAGATATTGAAAAAAGAGGGTACGCTGCAGGATTAAAATTGTTAAGAGCACAAGTTAGGCACCTTGGCACAGAACAGAACCTAGAAATTTTGAAAAATATTTATGAATATTTAAAAGATAAGGTCGAAATGACGTTTAAAACAGAAGTAGAGGACTTTCTAACAGAGAAGGATGCTGATAGAAAGTACACAATGAAAGGAATTACGTTAAAAGACGGAACGAATTTATATGCTAAAAAAGTGATGGTTGCTCCAGGGCGTGATGGCTCAACATGGCTTGCAAAGCTATTAAAGAAAAGACGATTAAGAATGTTAAACAACCAAGTAGATATTGGTGTGAGAGTTGAAACTTCTGATATTGTCATGGAGGAAATTAATACTCACCTTTATGAAGGCAAGTTTGTCTATAATACATCGGTTGGTACAAAGGTCCGTACATTTTGTAGTAACCCTTCAGGACATGTTGTAGTGGAAAATCATTCAGGTACCATGTTAGCAAATGGACATGCTTATAAAGACCCAACTTTAGGAAGTGAGAATACCAATTTTGCGTTGCTCGTTTCTCATACTTTTTCAGATCCGTTCGATCAACCGAATGAATATGCGCATGAAGTATCCACATTAGCCAATCGCTTATCAAATGGTGGACTTATTGTCCAAAAATATGGAGACATTTTAAAAGGAAGAAGGTCAACCGTAAAACGTATTCAAGAAGGGTTTTTAGAACCAACTTTAAAAGAAGCCGTTCCAGGAGATTTAGGACTAGTTCTTCCATACAATACAATGAAAAGTTTAATTGAAATGACAGAAGCATTGGACCATGTTACACCTGGTATTGCCTCTGAACATACGTTATTTTATGGAGTAGAGGCAAAGTTTTATTCAGCACGCCCCAAATTGAATAATCGTTTTGAAACTGAAATTTCAGGCTTGTATGTTGGAGGGGATGGAGCTGGAATTACACGTGGGCTCGCACAGGCGGGTGCATGTGGCGTTTGGATTGCAAGAGACATGATTAATAAACTAGAAAATAAGAAAATGCTTGAATCAGTCAATCATTAA
- a CDS encoding aspartate aminotransferase family protein — MSRSYLIKPFLDKNYPLVDYGKGVYVFDKNGKDYLDACSGAVTANIGHGMEEIISKMSLQGNKIAFVYRSQFTNEPAEALAELLAKKAPQTPYCFFVNSGSEAVETAMKIAIQYWQEKGRKGKKIILSRWLSYHGITMGALSMSGHSVRRERFESHLEERPVLEPPYCYRCPFDLEYPNCQLKCANQLDLMIERIGSDNIAAFIAEPIIGAAGGAIVPTKDYYQRIKEICDKHNLLFIVDEVMTGCGRTGSFLAIEDWGVEADIVAIGKGLSAGYSPIAATLVSNNIIKEIQTGSRVLMSGHTYSANPLSATAALAVLQLIDNEKILENVPTKSKELLHYLNLLKERFSLIGDVRGKGMLFGLEFINGQDHQPLPSEWTPRLVAIAEKEGLLIYPAGAGLDGKSGTAILVAPPLTIKSSEIKELYHRLYSVIEAFEKEIIQA; from the coding sequence ATGTCCCGTTCATATTTAATAAAACCGTTTCTAGATAAGAATTACCCTTTAGTGGATTATGGAAAAGGGGTCTATGTATTTGACAAAAATGGAAAAGATTATCTAGACGCATGTTCAGGAGCTGTTACGGCGAATATTGGTCACGGGATGGAAGAAATCATTTCTAAAATGAGCCTACAAGGAAATAAAATTGCTTTTGTTTACCGTTCGCAATTTACGAATGAACCTGCGGAAGCCCTTGCCGAACTGCTGGCAAAAAAAGCACCACAGACGCCGTATTGCTTTTTTGTTAATAGTGGTTCAGAAGCGGTCGAAACAGCGATGAAAATTGCTATTCAATATTGGCAAGAGAAAGGGAGGAAAGGGAAAAAAATTATCTTATCACGCTGGTTAAGCTATCACGGGATCACTATGGGTGCACTAAGTATGTCTGGTCATTCTGTTAGAAGAGAGCGTTTTGAAAGTCATTTAGAAGAGCGTCCAGTACTAGAGCCGCCATATTGTTATCGGTGTCCATTTGACCTAGAGTATCCAAACTGTCAATTGAAATGTGCTAACCAACTGGATTTAATGATTGAAAGAATTGGATCTGATAACATTGCCGCTTTTATTGCAGAGCCAATTATTGGTGCTGCTGGTGGAGCGATTGTTCCAACAAAAGACTATTATCAACGTATTAAAGAAATTTGTGACAAACACAATCTGCTGTTTATTGTTGATGAAGTGATGACAGGCTGTGGCAGAACGGGGAGTTTTTTAGCGATTGAGGATTGGGGTGTAGAGGCAGATATTGTTGCAATAGGAAAGGGTTTATCAGCAGGTTATTCACCGATTGCGGCAACGTTAGTGTCTAATAATATTATTAAAGAAATTCAAACAGGAAGCAGAGTTTTGATGAGCGGTCATACGTATAGTGCTAATCCATTGTCAGCAACTGCTGCATTAGCCGTACTGCAATTAATTGATAATGAGAAAATCTTAGAAAACGTACCAACGAAAAGTAAAGAGCTCCTCCATTATTTAAATTTATTAAAAGAAAGGTTTTCATTGATTGGTGATGTAAGAGGGAAGGGAATGTTATTTGGGCTTGAATTCATTAATGGACAAGATCACCAGCCATTGCCAAGTGAATGGACACCTCGTCTAGTTGCTATTGCAGAAAAAGAAGGGCTACTTATATACCCTGCAGGAGCTGGATTAGATGGTAAAAGCGGGACGGCCATTTTAGTTGCTCCACCCTTAACGATAAAAAGTAGTGAAATTAAAGAATTATATCACAGGCTATATTCTGTCATTGAGGCATTTGAAAAAGAAATCATTCAAGCTTAA
- a CDS encoding CoA transferase subunit A, which yields MNGWEKVCELKDLSKVFNDGMTLMFGGFGGVGSPPSLIEFILELGIKDLTIIGNDTGFPSIGIGKLIANRRVKKVIASHIGSNPIAGTMRESGELDIEFSPQGILAERIRAGGVGLEGIITQIGVDDPLLSIGKEKIMVNGTSCLVETPLTADVSIIYGKQADHFGNITYEMSARNTNPLVAMAGKYTIAEVEEIVESGELNPEHIITSGVFVNSIIRTKGVNWKWMWEMDGNIN from the coding sequence ATGAATGGATGGGAGAAAGTGTGTGAGTTAAAAGATCTTAGCAAAGTATTTAATGATGGAATGACGTTAATGTTTGGGGGCTTCGGAGGAGTCGGTTCCCCTCCTTCACTGATTGAATTTATATTAGAGCTAGGTATTAAAGACTTGACGATTATTGGGAATGATACAGGATTTCCTTCTATAGGGATCGGGAAGTTGATTGCCAATCGAAGAGTCAAAAAAGTCATTGCTTCGCATATTGGGTCTAATCCAATTGCTGGTACGATGCGAGAGAGTGGTGAGCTTGACATTGAATTTTCGCCTCAAGGAATATTAGCTGAGCGTATTAGAGCAGGAGGAGTGGGTTTGGAGGGAATCATTACTCAGATTGGAGTAGATGACCCTTTATTATCGATAGGGAAAGAAAAAATAATGGTGAATGGAACGTCTTGTTTAGTGGAAACACCTTTAACAGCCGATGTATCCATTATTTATGGAAAACAGGCGGATCATTTTGGGAATATCACTTATGAAATGAGCGCAAGAAATACAAATCCCCTTGTTGCAATGGCTGGAAAGTACACCATTGCTGAAGTAGAAGAGATTGTCGAAAGTGGGGAATTAAACCCCGAACATATTATTACCTCTGGGGTTTTTGTTAACTCTATTATTCGGACGAAAGGGGTGAACTGGAAATGGATGTGGGAGATGGATGGAAATATAAACTAG
- a CDS encoding 3-oxoacid CoA-transferase subunit B, which produces MDVGDGWKYKLAKRAAEEIQNRMIVNLGIGIPSFIPNYLPPERRVFFHGENGVIGLGPSPARGEEEENLCNAGGFPVTLQHGGSYCDSAEAFAIIRNRHIDMSVLGALQVSSQGDLANWIIPGKKVPGMGGATELASRAKKVIILMSQCNKKGESKLVTTCTLPLTAKQCVDMVITEMGVYEICEEGFKLVELFHPFSIEEVRQRTNATLMISNNLIKRNDS; this is translated from the coding sequence ATGGATGTGGGAGATGGATGGAAATATAAACTAGCAAAACGAGCTGCAGAAGAAATTCAAAACAGGATGATTGTCAATCTAGGTATTGGAATCCCCTCCTTCATTCCGAATTATTTACCTCCTGAAAGAAGAGTGTTTTTTCATGGAGAGAACGGAGTGATTGGATTGGGGCCTTCACCTGCAAGAGGGGAAGAAGAAGAGAATTTATGTAATGCAGGTGGATTTCCAGTTACGTTGCAGCATGGTGGTTCCTATTGTGATAGTGCGGAGGCTTTTGCCATCATTCGAAATCGTCATATTGATATGTCCGTGCTAGGTGCTCTTCAAGTAAGCAGTCAAGGTGACTTAGCAAACTGGATTATTCCAGGAAAAAAAGTTCCTGGTATGGGGGGAGCCACTGAGTTAGCTTCAAGAGCGAAAAAGGTCATTATTTTAATGTCCCAATGCAATAAAAAGGGTGAAAGTAAGCTAGTCACAACATGTACATTACCCTTAACGGCTAAACAGTGCGTGGATATGGTGATAACCGAAATGGGTGTTTATGAAATTTGTGAAGAAGGGTTTAAATTGGTGGAGCTTTTTCATCCTTTTTCGATAGAAGAAGTTAGGCAAAGAACAAATGCGACTTTAATGATTTCTAACAACTTAATAAAAAGAAATGATAGTTGA
- a CDS encoding peptidase codes for MTIQERINNWVRQNQNNGIQLLKKLIGEESVRGNEQKAQAVIIEKCRELGLTLDIFDIDVNEVKDHEFFSCDRKDFQDQPNVVAIWKGSGGGKSIILNSHIDVVPEGDRSNWTNPPFSPEIINGKCYGRGTTDMKGGTVSLLLAIEALKHLQIRLKGDVIFQSVIEEESGGTGTLATVLRGYKADGALIPEPTNLKLFPKQQGSMWFRIKVKGKSAHGGTRYEGVSAIEKAYKVIESLEELEKTRNDRISDPLYNGIPIPVPINIGKIYGGEWPSSVPDLVSVEGRIGVAPSEQGDKVKKELREKIDALGEDDSWFKKNPPELEWFGGHWQSSDLPEGHELLLALTSSYQDMLHTQPIIQASPWGTDGGILWKAGHIPVVIFGPGTTEVAHDSDEYIELENMFQCAEVYAQMLVKWCGISTEH; via the coding sequence GTGACCATTCAAGAACGTATTAATAACTGGGTACGACAAAATCAAAATAATGGAATACAATTACTCAAAAAGCTTATAGGGGAAGAGTCTGTAAGAGGGAATGAGCAGAAAGCACAAGCTGTTATTATAGAAAAATGCAGAGAGCTTGGCTTGACATTAGATATTTTTGATATTGATGTTAACGAAGTAAAGGACCATGAATTTTTTTCATGTGACCGTAAAGATTTTCAAGATCAACCAAATGTTGTAGCCATTTGGAAAGGGTCTGGTGGAGGAAAATCGATCATATTAAATAGCCATATAGATGTTGTCCCAGAAGGTGATCGATCAAACTGGACGAATCCCCCGTTTTCTCCAGAAATTATAAATGGCAAATGCTACGGAAGAGGAACAACAGATATGAAAGGGGGAACGGTATCGTTATTATTAGCAATTGAAGCATTAAAACATCTTCAGATTCGTTTAAAAGGTGATGTCATTTTTCAAAGCGTTATTGAAGAAGAAAGTGGTGGTACAGGGACACTAGCAACCGTTTTGAGAGGGTATAAAGCGGATGGTGCTCTTATTCCTGAGCCTACAAATTTAAAGCTCTTTCCGAAACAACAAGGTTCAATGTGGTTTCGAATAAAAGTGAAAGGGAAAAGTGCTCATGGTGGCACACGATATGAAGGTGTAAGTGCGATAGAAAAGGCTTATAAAGTAATAGAGTCTCTTGAAGAGTTAGAGAAAACAAGAAATGATCGTATTAGCGATCCTTTATATAACGGTATTCCTATACCTGTTCCAATTAATATTGGCAAGATATATGGTGGTGAATGGCCTTCGTCCGTCCCTGATTTAGTTTCTGTAGAAGGAAGAATTGGGGTCGCACCAAGTGAACAAGGGGATAAAGTAAAGAAAGAGTTACGTGAAAAAATAGACGCTTTAGGTGAAGACGATTCCTGGTTTAAAAAGAATCCCCCAGAATTAGAATGGTTTGGAGGTCACTGGCAATCTAGTGATTTACCTGAGGGGCATGAACTTTTGTTAGCGCTTACAAGCAGTTATCAAGATATGCTCCATACTCAACCTATAATTCAAGCATCTCCATGGGGGACTGATGGAGGGATATTATGGAAGGCGGGTCATATTCCAGTTGTTATATTTGGACCAGGCACAACGGAAGTAGCACATGACAGCGATGAGTATATAGAGTTAGAGAACATGTTTCAATGTGCTGAAGTTTACGCTCAAATGCTCGTGAAATGGTGTGGCATTAGTACAGAACATTGA